The DNA window AACAGTGCTGCTGCTGTTCACTAAAAATTGGGAGTTGTTGAGAATGTATTTCTCTATTGGTTCTCTGTTTTCAGCAGTaggcatttgctttccaaaccATATGTTTTTATTCACAATTGTATTTAGAAATTTGAAAAAGGCAAACTGACAGCCGCAACCAACTAAAGTAAAATAATCCAtagttcccattcaagtcaggaCTGGCAGCCATCCCTAGTGTACCCATTAACAGTCAAATTGACGGTAAGAGGATCCAAAAACCATTCTATGGAATGAGGGATACAAATGATATATTTTGGTGTGGAGTAAATTTTCCTGGCATTGTTTAGgtccacttgtagaatctatgacaaggcacattgaagctgttctggcagcttggTGGCCCAACAAcctttaagacactttatgttagtgttttctttattttggtaGTTAGGCCTACTTGTATGTGCTTGTGATAAAACATactctgtggctaaattatgcTCTCTGGTGTACTTTGAACATTGAGAGTGGGCCCTAGTGCCTCATCATCTTAAAATTGATCTCACTAAGTGGGTACATgataccagtggtgtaaagtacttgtaaagtaaaaatactttaaagtactacttaagtagttttggggggtatctgtacttcactatttacattcctaaagaaaataatatactttttacaccgtacattttccctgacacacaaaagtacacgttacattttgaatgcttagcaggacaggaaaatggtccaattcacacacctatcaagagagcatccctggtcatccataatgtcttggtcatccctactgccttggtcatccctacttcccctgatctggcggactcactaaacacaaatgctttgtttgtaaattatgtctttgtagtgtgcccctggctggcagtaaaaaaaaaaatgtatgcctttgtgccatctggtttgcttaaaataaggaatgtgaaattatttatacttttacttttgatactaagtatattttagcaataacatttacttttaataattaagtatatttaaaaccaaatacttttagacttttactcaagtagtattttactgggtgactttcacttttacttgagtcattttatattaaggtatctttacttttactcaagtatgacaattgggtactttttcctccACTGCATGATACAATGGAATGTATGGTTCCGTGTTTCATCTGTCAATAGAATTTACAACTTACTTGTATGAGCTGCCAATTGTAACTTCCTGTTTTAACTGCCTGTTTAGCGCATCTAACGCCGCCCTGCTTCTGGCCCCTGCCGCGTCTTCTCGCTCCACTTTGATGCTAACTTTCTTTTCACCATCCTTCTCTGCAGTTTGATTATTTTTACTCCCTCCCATAATTTCTTTCTCTTGCACTTTGTCAGCAATTTCGCTTTTCTCCACCCCACTGTCAACTTCCGCGTGTGCATGGTAGTGTTTGGACCTATCCTGGACACAGTCACCGccgatggagatggagggattgGGCCTGGCAATCCAAGGATGGTCGTCCCTTTTCGGAATGGGCCATGGCTTGAAATCCTTCTGATATTGTGTCTTGTTGTTAAAAGGGGTCTCGGGAATGTGATATTCATTCTTAGGTTTACAGCTTGGCTCAGGGCGCACTTTCCAGTGCTTAAAGTCTTGGCGCATTACAGAACCACATGCGCGCTCCTCAGACACAGCGGTTCCCGTTGCGGGGTGCTCACAAGCCGCTACCGCCTTGTCCTCGTGAGCGGGTAGAGTTTCTATGGCGACCGCGCTTGCCTGTGCCTGGTGATGCGGCTGTTTTTGTTGGTGCTGCAGTTGAAGATGCTGCATCTCCGAGACGTCGTATCTGGTGAAAACCAATGGCACCGACATGTCCTCCTTGTCCAGCTGGTTCCAGAAGCGGGCCATACAACACGCCCTGGTGATGCAGGGCCACGCCATGATGTCGGCTTTAGCTCAGTTCCTGCGCGCGATACAAtggcactctctgtctctccttatcTCTTGATGGGCACCAGTGTTCTGTTAAAGGAACAAAATGAGGAACAAAATGTCCGAGTTGTTGAATGGTGCAAGATACGATGTTTAGCGAAAATAGAGGAATTATACATCCATGATG is part of the Oncorhynchus clarkii lewisi isolate Uvic-CL-2024 chromosome 10, UVic_Ocla_1.0, whole genome shotgun sequence genome and encodes:
- the LOC139418268 gene encoding microtubule-associated protein 6 homolog produces the protein MAWPCITRACCMARFWNQLDKEDMSVPLVFTRYDVSEMQHLQLQHQQKQPHHQAQASAVAIETLPAHEDKAVAACEHPATGTAVSEERACGSVMRQDFKHWKVRPEPSCKPKNEYHIPETPFNNKTQYQKDFKPWPIPKRDDHPWIARPNPSISIGGDCVQDRSKHYHAHAEVDSGVEKSEIADKVQEKEIMGGSKNNQTAEKDGEKKVSIKVEREDAAGARSRAALDALNRQLKQEVTIGSSYKTEFKAHRDVKPVKLIRAKSQFLPPDEKTSLETSYSATYRGEQAKKQPNDNKAVDRRRIRSLYNEPYKGLQETKVERSNSAPRSKPKKAGTRLASQGDKPVKKAKEQKLQGSTALRGTKKKTLENQPTESRPAEMDKEKSKEMNNKLAEAKEVVLKQYHYIQLCQPIRDTGWVQTLKQHLWGCALPIPREPNGEVLRPGDHHSQGAVGGEPEPLEERPEPRRSGGVVRFSPDVK